A DNA window from Bradyrhizobium barranii subsp. barranii contains the following coding sequences:
- a CDS encoding PhzF family phenazine biosynthesis protein — protein sequence MRAYKVVDAFSSKPFLGNPVAVVLDAEGLATAEMQAIARWTNLSETTFLSPPTSSEADYRLRIFTPRSELPFAGHPTLGSAHAVLEAGRVMPRGGRLVQECGVGLVRIAVEGDGAERRLTLALPPAKVTALSAADVDELEAVIGHRIVREVAPAIVDVGAVWVVAQLADADSVLALTPDFRRSAAFEKRLGVTGLSLFGRHADGEAAIEVRSFAPSCGVEEDPVCGSGNGAIAVFHRDRGLLKAGTSYTAAQGRCVGRDGRIALAIEADGEISVGGACVTCVEGKIAG from the coding sequence ATGAGAGCCTACAAAGTCGTCGACGCCTTCTCCTCCAAACCCTTCCTGGGAAACCCCGTCGCAGTCGTCCTTGATGCTGAGGGGCTGGCGACGGCCGAAATGCAGGCAATTGCCCGCTGGACGAACCTGTCGGAAACGACATTTCTCTCGCCGCCCACGAGTTCCGAGGCGGACTACCGCCTGCGCATTTTTACCCCCCGCAGCGAACTGCCGTTTGCCGGGCATCCGACGCTCGGCAGCGCCCATGCGGTGTTGGAGGCGGGCCGCGTGATGCCCCGGGGCGGTCGTCTCGTCCAGGAATGCGGTGTCGGGCTGGTGCGGATTGCCGTGGAGGGCGACGGCGCGGAGCGGCGTCTGACGCTTGCGTTGCCGCCGGCGAAGGTCACGGCTCTTTCAGCCGCAGACGTCGACGAATTGGAGGCAGTCATCGGGCATCGGATCGTTCGCGAGGTGGCTCCAGCGATCGTGGATGTCGGGGCCGTCTGGGTCGTCGCGCAACTTGCCGACGCGGACAGTGTGCTCGCGCTGACCCCAGACTTCCGGCGCTCGGCTGCCTTCGAGAAGCGGCTCGGTGTGACCGGGCTCTCGCTTTTTGGCCGTCACGCTGATGGCGAGGCGGCTATCGAGGTGCGTTCTTTTGCACCATCATGCGGCGTCGAGGAGGACCCGGTATGCGGCAGTGGAAACGGCGCCATCGCCGTGTTCCATCGCGACCGCGGTCTCCTCAAGGCCGGGACGAGCTACACGGCGGCGCAGGGGCGCTGCGTCGGGCGCGATGGCCGCATCGCCTTGGCGATCGAAGCGGACGGCGAGATCAGCGTTGGCGGCGCTTGCGTTACGTGCGTGGAAGGCAAGATTGCCGGTTAA
- a CDS encoding IS110 family RNA-guided transposase — protein MKHYAGLDVSVKETSLCIVDETGRICREAKLVSHPDDLLAALNDPIWRFDRIGLEAGPLSQWLFSGLAEAGLPVICIETRHAKAFLKAQVNKSDRNDARGIAQMMRVGLFRPVHVKTLISQKRRVLLAGRKLLQEKAIAIENDIRGLLRNFGLKVGIVGVIGFEQRIHELVGGQPELAELMEPLLVARRVLREQFTQLHRKVLLLARESEVCRRLMTIPGVGPVTSLAFISTIDVPARFKSSKAVGPSLGLTPVLNQSGESHRIGRISLCGDEAMRALLYEAAQVMLTRVQKWSWLKAWAMQIAKRRGQQKAIVALARRLAVIMHRMWSDGTEFRWTREATPAAQ, from the coding sequence ATGAAACATTACGCTGGACTGGACGTGTCGGTCAAAGAGACGTCCCTGTGCATTGTCGACGAAACGGGCCGCATTTGCCGGGAAGCGAAGTTGGTGAGTCACCCGGACGATCTTCTTGCTGCACTCAACGATCCGATTTGGCGGTTTGATCGGATTGGGCTCGAGGCTGGACCGCTGTCGCAATGGCTGTTCAGCGGGCTGGCGGAGGCTGGCCTGCCGGTAATCTGCATCGAGACGCGACATGCCAAGGCGTTCCTCAAGGCGCAGGTGAACAAGAGCGACCGCAATGATGCGCGTGGCATTGCGCAGATGATGCGCGTCGGCTTGTTCCGGCCTGTCCACGTCAAGACCCTGATCAGCCAAAAGCGACGGGTCCTGCTTGCCGGTCGCAAGCTGCTTCAGGAGAAGGCCATTGCCATCGAGAATGACATTCGTGGGCTGTTACGCAACTTCGGCTTGAAGGTCGGAATTGTGGGGGTGATCGGCTTTGAACAACGTATCCACGAACTCGTCGGCGGTCAGCCGGAGCTGGCCGAACTCATGGAACCGCTTCTCGTCGCCCGACGCGTTTTACGCGAACAGTTCACACAACTGCATCGCAAAGTGCTTCTACTTGCCCGGGAAAGCGAGGTCTGTCGTCGGTTGATGACGATCCCTGGTGTCGGCCCCGTCACGTCGCTGGCCTTTATCAGCACGATCGACGTTCCCGCCCGCTTCAAGAGTTCGAAAGCCGTCGGGCCGTCCCTTGGATTGACGCCAGTTCTCAACCAGTCCGGCGAAAGCCACCGCATCGGCCGGATTTCGCTGTGCGGTGATGAAGCCATGCGAGCGCTACTCTATGAGGCCGCACAGGTCATGCTGACGCGGGTGCAGAAATGGTCCTGGCTCAAGGCGTGGGCCATGCAGATCGCCAAACGACGCGGGCAGCAGAAGGCGATCGTCGCTTTGGCGCGGCGGCTCGCCGTCATCATGCACCGCATGTGGAGCGACGGAACGGAATTCCGCTGGACACGGGAGGCCACGCCCGCGGCACAATAG
- a CDS encoding FUSC family protein: protein MPGDATSAADDIRPRVFAGFPVSSWAFALRVLLAMLLALYVSFWLELESPSSAAVTVAILALPTRAQGMEKAGYRLLATAIGVIASIAIAGTFSQTGALLPAVLGIWVGLCVYVAGMLDGNRAYAAALSCITVALIAIQQIDSPLQVFPTGVARGAAIAIGVLAVALVNEVLAAPDYHPVLASRLETLHRRVTEFAQRAVRGEASSATAAADMLRDVAALHPEIASLVTESISGPARTAAARSAMVGLVSELAHARTLAALPAASATSRDDRNPDASGLIAICRTHLRDQIIRRNADVRDSLEALRAGNHPLRQWRAPLYRSPRIAAAAGVRAAIHFILIAIIFVMAGWPTTALCLSLAAVIIGLSATAPDPRAFTTLAVFAMPIACLLAGVLKYLVFNGVSEFQLLAIGLAPLVIGAALLITRPSGVLPPLGRLSLVFTLVILAPSNPQSYDPDVFLVTCLFAQLSSVLVFAAQLLLPSLSGERRIRLLLDEAHRELSRLDSGRARHLAPEEAAFRDAARIEQILTTNGATAPPPRVVAEALRCFDEAVVLRRCHAELDRLAETSLGNAVRAARAALTLRDGGAILTAAEALRQTAAQSNLSVEPVLAALVPASIVLEPWRSFAGSGQGTHP from the coding sequence TTGCCAGGGGACGCCACCAGCGCTGCCGACGACATCCGCCCGCGGGTCTTCGCCGGCTTTCCGGTGAGTTCCTGGGCATTCGCGCTGCGCGTCCTGCTGGCAATGCTCCTCGCACTCTATGTGAGCTTCTGGCTCGAACTCGAATCCCCCTCGTCGGCAGCCGTCACCGTGGCAATCCTGGCGCTGCCCACGCGCGCGCAGGGCATGGAAAAGGCGGGCTATCGGCTGCTCGCAACCGCCATCGGCGTGATCGCATCGATCGCCATCGCCGGCACCTTTTCCCAAACCGGCGCGCTTCTGCCCGCAGTGTTGGGGATCTGGGTCGGACTTTGCGTCTACGTCGCCGGGATGCTGGACGGCAATCGCGCTTATGCGGCGGCTCTCAGCTGCATCACCGTTGCCCTGATTGCCATTCAGCAGATCGACAGCCCGTTGCAGGTGTTTCCGACCGGCGTCGCCCGGGGCGCCGCCATCGCCATCGGCGTCCTCGCAGTCGCTCTGGTCAACGAGGTGCTCGCCGCGCCTGACTATCATCCGGTTCTGGCGAGCCGTCTCGAAACACTGCATCGCCGGGTCACGGAGTTCGCGCAACGCGCCGTCCGCGGTGAAGCTTCATCCGCGACCGCTGCTGCGGACATGTTGCGCGATGTCGCGGCCCTGCATCCGGAGATCGCGAGCCTCGTCACGGAGTCGATCAGCGGCCCGGCCAGAACCGCAGCCGCACGCTCCGCGATGGTGGGCCTCGTGAGCGAGCTCGCGCACGCCCGTACGCTTGCCGCGCTGCCGGCCGCATCCGCGACGTCCCGGGACGACCGAAACCCCGACGCCTCCGGCCTGATCGCGATCTGCCGGACCCATCTGCGCGATCAGATCATCCGCAGGAATGCAGACGTGCGCGACAGCCTCGAGGCGCTGCGGGCCGGAAACCATCCACTCCGGCAATGGCGCGCGCCGCTTTACCGCTCGCCTCGCATTGCAGCGGCAGCCGGCGTCAGGGCCGCGATCCACTTCATCCTCATTGCAATCATCTTCGTGATGGCGGGATGGCCGACCACCGCGCTCTGCCTCTCGCTTGCCGCAGTGATCATCGGCCTCAGCGCGACGGCTCCGGATCCGCGCGCCTTCACGACACTGGCGGTTTTTGCCATGCCGATCGCATGCCTGCTCGCCGGCGTCCTGAAATACCTCGTCTTCAACGGCGTATCCGAGTTCCAACTGCTGGCGATCGGCCTTGCGCCTCTCGTGATCGGCGCAGCGCTGCTGATCACGCGGCCGAGCGGCGTCCTGCCGCCGCTCGGCCGGCTCTCCCTCGTGTTCACGCTTGTCATTCTCGCACCGAGCAATCCGCAGAGCTACGACCCCGACGTATTCCTTGTGACGTGTCTGTTTGCCCAGCTTTCCTCGGTTCTGGTCTTCGCGGCGCAGCTCCTGCTGCCGTCCTTGTCCGGCGAACGAAGGATCCGGCTGCTGCTGGACGAGGCCCATCGCGAGCTGAGCCGCCTCGATTCCGGGCGAGCCCGGCATCTCGCGCCGGAGGAAGCCGCGTTTCGCGATGCCGCCCGGATCGAGCAGATCCTGACGACGAACGGCGCCACGGCACCTCCCCCTCGGGTCGTCGCGGAAGCGCTGCGCTGCTTCGACGAGGCCGTGGTGCTGCGACGGTGCCATGCCGAACTGGACCGCCTGGCCGAGACCTCACTCGGCAACGCGGTGCGCGCCGCGCGAGCCGCGCTCACCCTACGCGATGGAGGCGCAATCCTGACTGCCGCCGAGGCGCTGCGCCAGACGGCTGCCCAAAGCAACCTGTCCGTCGAGCCGGTGCTCGCCGCGCTCGTTCCGGCCAGCATCGTCCTCGAACCATGGCGGAGTTTCGCCGGTTCCGGCCAGGGGACGCATCCGTGA
- a CDS encoding DUF1275 family protein, giving the protein MVDFTGFFTLGHIFTAHVTGNIVLAAVVAVDGGPFHWAQLLAIPVFMLTLATVWLIAQASGRHGSSLARLLLRVQFLVLAALLIFSVITRPSADAAGSRAGAAAMIAVSAMACQYALLRLALPGAISTAVMIGNLANAVLSTMDLLAPRTPLLPHDSTPLGRSLHRLLGFIFGCVAAAAAVSVLGDWAWSLPAALSAVAIAVR; this is encoded by the coding sequence ATGGTCGACTTCACCGGCTTCTTCACGCTGGGTCATATCTTCACGGCTCACGTGACCGGCAACATCGTGCTGGCCGCCGTCGTTGCCGTCGATGGTGGCCCGTTTCATTGGGCACAATTGTTGGCGATTCCCGTTTTCATGCTGACCTTGGCGACCGTCTGGCTGATCGCCCAAGCTTCCGGCCGGCACGGTTCGAGCCTGGCGCGACTGTTGCTTCGGGTTCAGTTCCTCGTGCTGGCCGCGCTGTTGATCTTCAGCGTCATCACAAGGCCATCTGCCGATGCGGCTGGATCCCGGGCCGGCGCGGCCGCGATGATCGCCGTGTCGGCCATGGCCTGCCAGTACGCGCTCCTTCGCCTCGCTCTGCCGGGCGCGATCTCGACGGCGGTGATGATCGGCAATCTGGCCAATGCCGTCTTGTCGACGATGGACCTGCTCGCTCCACGCACCCCTCTGCTGCCGCATGATTCAACGCCGCTGGGTCGCTCGCTCCATCGCTTGCTCGGCTTCATCTTCGGCTGTGTCGCCGCCGCGGCGGCCGTTTCAGTGCTGGGAGACTGGGCCTGGTCCCTTCCAGCAGCCTTGTCTGCCGTTGCGATCGCAGTGCGTTAG
- a CDS encoding DUF1656 domain-containing protein yields MTNTYRELVVGGVLIAPIVSYAATALLAFLLLRPVLRFVGFTRIFSNPSLAELCLYVSIFGLLALFC; encoded by the coding sequence GTGACGAATACTTATCGTGAACTCGTCGTGGGCGGCGTGCTGATCGCCCCGATCGTGTCCTATGCGGCCACGGCGCTGCTCGCATTCCTGCTGCTCCGCCCGGTGCTGCGCTTCGTGGGATTTACAAGAATCTTCAGCAACCCGTCGCTGGCCGAGCTCTGCCTCTACGTGTCGATCTTCGGCCTGCTCGCGCTCTTTTGCTAG
- a CDS encoding 3-hydroxybutyrate dehydrogenase, translating into MLKDKVAIVTGSTSGIGLGIARELARLRVNLVLNGFGDPGEIEAIRSGIEREHGVRVVYDGADMSKGDAVRRLIAATIETFGRLDILVNNAGIQFTAPVEEFLSAKWHAILDINLSAAFHGIAAAVPQMKKQRWGRIVNIASTHGLVASTHKAAYVAAKHGLIGLTKVVGLETAGSGVTCNAVCPGWVRTPLVEKQISDIAAQKNISQKDAAATLLGEKQPSSEFVSPEQLGGTVAFLCSPAADQITGTAIAVDGGWTAQ; encoded by the coding sequence ATGTTGAAGGATAAGGTCGCTATCGTCACCGGATCGACCAGCGGTATCGGGCTCGGAATCGCCAGAGAGTTGGCCAGGCTCCGCGTCAACCTCGTGTTGAACGGCTTCGGCGACCCCGGCGAGATCGAAGCCATCCGCAGCGGGATCGAACGCGAGCACGGCGTGCGCGTGGTCTACGACGGCGCCGATATGTCGAAGGGCGATGCCGTGCGCCGATTGATCGCCGCGACAATCGAGACGTTCGGACGCCTCGACATCCTCGTGAACAATGCCGGCATCCAGTTCACCGCGCCGGTGGAAGAATTTCTGTCGGCCAAGTGGCATGCGATCCTGGACATCAATCTGTCGGCCGCGTTTCACGGCATCGCGGCGGCGGTGCCCCAGATGAAGAAGCAGCGCTGGGGCCGGATCGTCAACATCGCCTCGACCCACGGCCTCGTCGCATCGACGCACAAGGCGGCCTACGTCGCCGCCAAGCACGGGTTGATCGGCCTGACCAAGGTGGTTGGCCTGGAGACCGCCGGCAGCGGCGTGACCTGCAACGCAGTCTGTCCCGGCTGGGTGCGGACGCCCTTGGTCGAAAAGCAGATCAGCGACATCGCCGCACAGAAGAACATCAGCCAAAAGGACGCCGCCGCGACACTCCTGGGCGAGAAACAACCGTCGTCCGAGTTCGTCTCTCCGGAGCAGCTTGGAGGCACCGTGGCCTTCCTGTGTTCGCCCGCGGCGGACCAGATCACGGGCACCGCGATCGCGGTCGATGGCGGATGGACGGCACAGTAG
- a CDS encoding biotin/lipoyl-binding protein → MDAALPRDAAFPPHPESSAEAWADAADAVACSSPTEAAAHATSDRAANDGEASRQATLLTRSLRKAAGRFMAGVGKHFATLAIALVAILISVATWQHYVTAPWTRNGSVRVQVANVAPQIAGKIVELRVADNQFVHKGDVLYVIDPFDFDVAVRIGKALVDQRAADLEVKQAESDRRRRLSDLATTPEEQQIFAGNASQAKAAYAAAAHQLAQAELNLKRTNVLSPVDGYVTNLLLRVGDYALTGVTNVSIIDSNSFWIDGYFEETKMAHVCVGDRVEAQLIGYSKPILGHVKTVTRGISPSNAAAGTQGLPNVDPIYTWVRLAQRIPVRVAIDTVPPGVPLVSGMTATVTIRQPNAVDRQTWPHRLRTTFVDPMFDVFGAGDPPRPNCLQSPSQQPPEVTALPYARVPAIPPAEKIAPGLTPGIDASPRLP, encoded by the coding sequence ATGGACGCGGCTCTGCCTCGAGATGCGGCCTTTCCGCCCCACCCCGAATCTTCAGCCGAAGCATGGGCGGACGCAGCCGACGCCGTCGCGTGTTCCAGCCCGACGGAGGCCGCGGCGCACGCGACCAGCGACCGCGCCGCGAACGATGGCGAAGCTTCCCGTCAGGCGACGCTATTGACGCGCTCGCTGCGCAAGGCCGCCGGGCGTTTCATGGCCGGCGTCGGCAAGCATTTTGCCACCCTTGCCATCGCCCTGGTCGCCATCCTGATATCGGTTGCAACCTGGCAGCACTATGTCACCGCGCCCTGGACGCGCAATGGCAGCGTGCGCGTGCAGGTCGCCAATGTCGCGCCGCAGATCGCAGGCAAAATCGTGGAGCTGCGGGTGGCCGACAACCAGTTCGTCCACAAGGGTGACGTGCTTTACGTCATCGATCCCTTCGACTTCGACGTAGCCGTCCGCATCGGCAAGGCCCTCGTCGACCAGCGGGCGGCGGACCTGGAGGTGAAGCAGGCCGAGTCCGACCGGCGCCGGCGTCTGTCCGACCTCGCGACGACGCCAGAGGAGCAGCAGATCTTCGCCGGCAACGCCTCGCAGGCGAAGGCCGCCTACGCAGCGGCCGCTCACCAGCTTGCACAGGCGGAATTGAACTTGAAGCGCACCAATGTGCTCAGCCCCGTCGACGGCTATGTCACCAATCTCCTGCTACGCGTCGGCGACTATGCGCTGACCGGCGTCACCAACGTCTCCATCATCGATTCCAACAGCTTCTGGATCGACGGTTATTTCGAGGAAACCAAGATGGCGCATGTCTGCGTCGGCGATCGCGTCGAGGCACAGCTCATCGGTTACTCCAAGCCGATCCTGGGACATGTGAAAACCGTGACCCGCGGCATCAGCCCGTCAAACGCCGCGGCGGGCACGCAAGGTCTGCCCAACGTGGACCCGATCTACACCTGGGTGCGGCTTGCACAGCGCATACCGGTTCGGGTCGCCATCGACACGGTGCCGCCGGGCGTGCCGTTGGTCTCCGGCATGACGGCCACGGTGACGATCCGGCAGCCCAATGCGGTCGATCGCCAGACCTGGCCTCATCGGCTCCGCACGACCTTCGTGGACCCAATGTTTGATGTGTTCGGCGCAGGAGATCCGCCGCGCCCCAACTGCCTCCAATCCCCATCCCAGCAGCCTCCCGAGGTGACGGCGCTTCCCTACGCGCGGGTGCCCGCAATTCCGCCGGCGGAGAAGATCGCGCCCGGACTCACCCCCGGCATCGATGCCTCGCCACGCCTTCCCTGA
- a CDS encoding PAS domain-containing sensor histidine kinase, which translates to MTSLDRATGSSMSRAGSRFWSAVLAFAVFLVDVLTPLEGAVAVLYVVAILLAARTHRLNDIIAAAVGCSVLTITAYLLSHDLEAIASPALRALVSLAAIGITTLLALQNQAATKRLAAQARLLNLSHDMIFVRDRGGVISFWNRAAEQAYGWSADEAVGQLADALLRTKYPDRREAIEAGLLDIGRWEGRLEQRTKAGGALTVDARWALQHDHLGKPVGVLETHTDVTDRVAAHNALVQSEQRYRRMFDASRVGVVEEDWSAVRTALNSLETGGATLRDYLARNPEFVRHARQLTRISDVNPALQKMAGASGSAAFIANVDRLLGENDRSFLGALVAFAEGERFHEGETDLVSLDGRKVPVLFTITFPAEPDGDRNVLAFVIDITERKQAQDALLAAQAELAHAARVATLGELSASIAHEVNQPLAAIVTSGEAGLRWLRRDVPDLKEVATTIGHVVAQGRRASEIVTRIRTFLKKAPTQQDLLQIDEIIEEATLLVARELVKDDVTLIVKTEHGLPPVRGDRIQLQQVLVNLLINAGQAMSGRPGSRTVTLRAGTVDGENLAITVEDSGPGIQPDDLPHLFDPFFTTKGGGMGMGLAICRTTVEAHGGRLSVESSPGSGATFHLTLPFSQEHALP; encoded by the coding sequence ATGACCAGTCTTGATCGGGCCACGGGTTCATCGATGAGCCGCGCCGGCTCGCGCTTCTGGTCTGCCGTCCTCGCTTTCGCGGTTTTCCTGGTCGATGTGCTGACGCCGCTCGAGGGCGCGGTCGCGGTTCTCTACGTGGTTGCGATCCTGCTCGCGGCGAGGACGCACCGGCTTAACGACATCATCGCCGCCGCTGTCGGCTGCAGCGTCCTGACCATAACCGCCTATCTACTGTCGCACGATCTGGAGGCGATCGCCTCGCCTGCCCTTCGTGCGCTGGTGAGCCTCGCAGCCATCGGAATCACGACCTTGCTGGCGCTCCAGAATCAGGCGGCGACGAAGCGCCTCGCGGCGCAGGCGCGCCTGCTCAATCTCTCGCATGACATGATCTTCGTCAGGGATCGCGGCGGCGTGATCAGTTTCTGGAACAGGGCCGCGGAACAGGCCTACGGCTGGTCGGCCGACGAGGCGGTCGGGCAACTCGCCGACGCGCTGCTGAGAACCAAATATCCCGACCGGCGAGAGGCCATCGAGGCCGGCCTGCTCGACATCGGCCGATGGGAAGGCAGGCTGGAGCAGCGGACGAAGGCCGGCGGCGCACTCACCGTCGATGCAAGATGGGCGCTCCAGCACGACCATCTCGGCAAACCCGTTGGAGTCCTTGAAACCCACACCGACGTCACGGACCGCGTCGCGGCACATAACGCGCTGGTGCAGAGCGAGCAGCGATACCGCCGGATGTTCGACGCAAGCCGGGTCGGCGTCGTCGAGGAGGATTGGAGCGCAGTGCGGACCGCGCTGAATTCGCTGGAGACCGGAGGCGCCACGTTGCGGGACTACCTTGCACGAAATCCTGAATTCGTGCGGCATGCCCGCCAGCTCACCAGAATCTCCGACGTCAATCCGGCCCTCCAGAAGATGGCGGGAGCAAGCGGCTCTGCGGCCTTCATCGCGAACGTGGACAGGCTTCTGGGGGAGAACGACCGCAGTTTCCTCGGCGCGCTGGTCGCATTCGCGGAAGGAGAGCGGTTCCACGAAGGCGAGACCGATCTCGTGAGCCTCGACGGACGCAAGGTTCCCGTCCTGTTTACGATCACCTTTCCGGCTGAGCCCGACGGAGATCGCAACGTGCTCGCCTTCGTCATCGACATCACCGAACGCAAGCAGGCACAGGATGCGCTGCTCGCGGCGCAGGCGGAGCTGGCGCATGCCGCGCGCGTCGCCACCCTCGGCGAGCTCAGCGCGTCCATTGCCCACGAGGTGAATCAGCCTCTGGCAGCGATCGTCACCAGCGGCGAGGCCGGCTTGCGGTGGCTGCGCCGCGACGTGCCCGATCTCAAGGAAGTTGCGACGACGATCGGTCACGTCGTTGCTCAGGGCCGCCGCGCCAGCGAGATCGTGACCCGCATCCGGACTTTCCTGAAGAAGGCCCCTACCCAGCAGGATCTGCTGCAGATCGACGAGATCATCGAGGAAGCGACCCTCCTGGTCGCGCGCGAGCTCGTCAAGGACGACGTCACCCTCATCGTCAAGACGGAGCATGGCCTGCCGCCGGTTCGCGGCGACCGGATCCAGCTTCAGCAGGTCCTGGTCAATCTTCTGATCAATGCCGGCCAGGCCATGTCAGGCCGGCCGGGTTCCCGCACCGTCACGTTGCGCGCCGGAACCGTCGATGGTGAAAATCTCGCCATCACGGTCGAGGACAGCGGCCCGGGCATCCAGCCTGACGACCTGCCGCACCTGTTTGATCCGTTCTTCACCACCAAGGGAGGCGGCATGGGCATGGGACTTGCGATCTGCCGAACGACGGTGGAAGCTCACGGCGGCCGATTGTCCGTGGAGAGCTCTCCGGGCTCGGGCGCGACATTCCACCTGACACTGCCATTTAGCCAAGAACACGCCTTGCCATGA
- a CDS encoding response regulator transcription factor, whose translation MTRPNQVQPPAQSSSAVVIIVDDDASIRASLDSLFRSVGLETRLFGSPAELLGGVMPDKPACIVLDVRLPGVSGLDLQGQLTRQGIRYPIIFMTGHGDIPMSVRAMKAGAVDFLSKPFRDQDMLDAVTAALERDAQRRAEAATKEDIRIQYESLTAREREVMGHVTAGLMNKQVAGLIGLSEITVKIHRGNVMRKMEVRSLADLVRKAEALGISQNRKTTDQT comes from the coding sequence ATGACACGACCAAACCAAGTGCAACCGCCGGCCCAATCCTCCAGTGCAGTCGTCATCATCGTTGATGACGACGCGAGCATTCGTGCCTCGCTCGACAGCCTGTTCCGATCCGTCGGCCTCGAGACACGCCTGTTCGGCTCACCGGCCGAGCTGCTTGGCGGCGTCATGCCCGACAAACCGGCCTGCATCGTGCTGGACGTCCGGCTCCCGGGCGTGAGCGGCCTCGATCTCCAGGGGCAACTGACCCGCCAGGGCATCAGATATCCGATCATCTTCATGACCGGTCATGGGGACATTCCAATGTCGGTGCGCGCCATGAAGGCTGGCGCCGTGGATTTCCTGTCCAAGCCGTTTCGCGATCAGGACATGCTCGACGCCGTGACGGCAGCGCTCGAGCGCGATGCGCAGCGCCGCGCGGAAGCCGCGACGAAGGAGGATATCCGCATCCAATATGAGAGCCTGACGGCGCGCGAGCGCGAGGTGATGGGCCATGTGACCGCCGGCTTGATGAACAAGCAGGTGGCAGGCCTGATCGGCCTCAGCGAGATCACCGTCAAGATCCACCGCGGCAACGTCATGCGCAAGATGGAGGTCCGCTCGCTGGCCGACCTCGTTCGCAAGGCCGAAGCGCTCGGGATTTCCCAGAACCGAAAGACTACGGACCAAACCTGA
- a CDS encoding response regulator transcription factor: MAKTPVIAIVDDDEGVRASLASLVRSLGYEAHAYESGVAFLREPAGEDPACMIADVQMPVITGDELQARLVASGRHFPIIFMTAFPSEPVRQRVMAAGAHCYLGKPSSGDEIIRRLEEALAGHAPQ; encoded by the coding sequence ATGGCCAAAACCCCGGTGATTGCGATCGTGGACGACGACGAAGGCGTGCGCGCGTCGCTGGCGAGCCTCGTGCGTTCGCTCGGCTATGAAGCCCACGCCTACGAGTCCGGCGTCGCCTTCCTGCGGGAACCGGCGGGAGAAGATCCGGCCTGCATGATCGCCGACGTTCAGATGCCGGTCATTACCGGCGATGAATTGCAGGCGCGCCTGGTTGCCTCCGGCCGCCATTTCCCGATCATTTTCATGACCGCTTTCCCCAGCGAACCCGTGCGCCAGCGCGTCATGGCGGCTGGCGCGCATTGCTATCTCGGCAAGCCGTCCAGCGGCGACGAGATCATCCGCCGCCTCGAAGAGGCCCTGGCGGGCCACGCGCCGCAATAG
- a CDS encoding helix-turn-helix domain-containing protein has translation MSLQMSHPLGAKDHVVGSIGVSAIDGCQSGLAERPDRAGEKAMTLSLVHLDVALAIETPPPGVRRCAGDGPSFRVSAKRLARASVETDREAGAGEFPDPVMRSLSDALAATEAAHHPHSAILADALRLAILTRRASRPTAVARNETDQADERCRSVRSLQKWRLKRVLQYVDENLAGKITLQHLAAVAGLSRMHFAAQFRAAVGMRPHDFLLKRRIERAQELLRRADVSLVDVALTVGFQTQAHFTTVFKRFAGDTPYQWRSAYLAQFLPLPRAEVWPS, from the coding sequence ATGTCGCTACAGATGTCACACCCGCTAGGCGCGAAGGATCATGTCGTCGGCTCGATCGGCGTCTCCGCCATCGATGGTTGCCAGTCCGGGCTTGCGGAACGTCCGGATCGCGCCGGCGAAAAGGCGATGACGCTGTCCCTCGTTCACCTCGATGTTGCCCTGGCCATCGAGACGCCCCCGCCGGGCGTGCGGAGATGCGCCGGCGACGGGCCCAGCTTCAGGGTATCGGCGAAACGCCTCGCGCGTGCCTCGGTCGAGACCGATCGGGAGGCCGGTGCAGGCGAGTTCCCGGACCCGGTGATGCGAAGCCTCTCCGATGCGCTCGCGGCAACCGAAGCGGCCCATCATCCTCACTCCGCCATCCTTGCGGACGCCTTGCGTCTTGCCATCCTGACCCGCAGAGCCAGCCGGCCGACGGCCGTCGCGCGCAACGAGACCGATCAGGCCGACGAGCGGTGCCGGTCTGTGCGGTCGTTACAGAAATGGCGCCTCAAGCGCGTGCTGCAATATGTCGACGAGAATTTGGCTGGCAAGATCACCTTGCAGCATCTGGCGGCGGTCGCCGGCCTCAGCCGCATGCACTTTGCCGCGCAGTTCCGCGCGGCCGTCGGCATGCGGCCACACGACTTTCTGCTGAAGCGGCGGATCGAACGCGCCCAGGAACTGCTGAGGCGCGCCGACGTCTCGCTGGTCGACGTTGCCTTGACCGTCGGATTCCAGACCCAGGCGCATTTCACGACGGTATTCAAGCGTTTCGCCGGCGATACGCCTTATCAATGGAGGAGCGCCTACCTTGCGCAATTCCTGCCGCTGCCTCGCGCCGAAGTTTGGCCGTCATGA